The window GGCGAAGATTAATCCGCATCTGGAAGGAACCATGGTTTTGGATCTGGTAGGAGAGCGGTATGAAGACGGCATTGAATACCTGCGCAGTCAGGGAATTACTGTGCACCCTTTAACCCAGGAAGTGGTGCGCAATAACGAGCGTTGCACTATGTGCGGCGCCTGTACCAGTCACTGTCCGGCCGGCGCCCTGTATATGGAACGTCCGTCCATGGAAGTGCAATTTGATGGCGATAAATGTGTGGTTTGTTTGCAATGCTTAAAGGTTTGCCCGGTCAGGGCCATGGAGGTTAGGATTTAACTTGGATTATACCGAACGGACATACCGTGACCTGCACCGGCAGGTGGATTTAATCCATTTTCAGGTGATGATTAAAGAGACCGACCTGGATATCGGTGTGAGACGGGAGCGTTTTTCACCGGAACTGGTTCAATGGGTGGAACGTCTGGTAAAAGAACAGCGCTTATTATTAGAGGAATATATTCAAAGGGACCCCGAATTCAAAACCACCCTGGTGCCTCACCGGTTACTGCCGGGGGCGCCGGAGCTGGCGGTGGAGATGGCCAAAGCGGCTCAGTTGGCGGGGGTCGGTCCCATGGCGGCGGTGGCCGGGGCCTTTTCTCAAAAAGTGGGGAGGGAATTAGCCAGGCATTCCCGGGACGTCATTGTAGAGAATGGAGGAGATATCTTCCTGAAATCCTCCGGTACCCGCCGGGTGGGGATCTTTGCCGGACCCTCTCCTTTTACCCACAAGATTGCACTGGAGGTCCAAGGCCGGCAGACTCCCCTGGGAATCTGTACGTCTTCCGGTACAGTGGGACACTCTTTGAGTTTTGGCCAGTCCGATGCGGTTATTATTTTAGCTTCCTGTACCTCCTTGGCGGATGCCGTGGCCACCGCCGCAGGTAACCGGGTGCAGAGCGAAGAGGATGTGCAGGGGGCGGTGGATTTTGCCGCAAGCATCCCCGGGATTGCCGGAGCCATTGCCATCAAAGGAGAAAAACTGGCAGCCTGGGGGCAAATAAAATTGGTTCCCATGTAAAGAAATAATAAGACCGGACTTTCCGGTCTTATTATTTTGTTTTTAGAATATATAAAAAAAGAAATGATAGATTAAACAGGATTTTTCGCCTATGCTAGGAATTGGCAGAAACCACGTTTCCTTTATACCATTTTTAGTGTAAAATGAGAAAAATAAGTATAGGTAGGTGTTAGAAATTGAAAAAGCCTGTTTGCCCCCTTTGTGAAGAAGAAATGGTCATGATTATGAACGACGAAAGCCAAAACACAGAACCCCAGATTTTTGCCCTTAATGAACTGGTGCGCAAGCCCGACGGCACCTATGGCATCAACCAGGAAAGGGGGCTTCCGGTGGTGGTATCTTTATGCAATGCCTGTGGCTACCTGATGCAGTTTTCCGCCCATAAGTTTAACCGGGGGCAAAAGAAGGGCTGTACAAAATAAAAGTAAGGAATTTGACAGGAACTTGTTATGGCGGCACTTTATCCCGTGCTCTAAAATAAAGTTAAGGGAAATCAGAGGAGGAGATCGTATGGAACTTACAGTTAACGATATTTTGGATGTGGCCATTAAATCGGAGGAAAGCAGCTTCAAGTTTTATAAAGAAATGGCAGAAAAGGCTAAAAATTCAGAAACTAGTCAAGTTTTACTGAAGCTGTCCCAGGACGAAAAAGATCATTTAGATTATCTGCTGTGGCTAAAATCCGGCGAGCCCATTAATGAACAAGTCTATTTTGACGGATTTGAGGAAGCCGGTGAACTCAACCCTGAGATGACGCCCAAGGAAGTTTTGACCATCGCGGTGCAGCGGGAAGGAGCGGCTGCTAAAATGTACCGTCAAATGGCGGATATTTTTAAGGCCAGCCCGGATAAACAGTTTATTTTTGAGCGTATGGCCAGGGAGGAAGATCATCATGGTGCTGCGGTGGCGGCCATGATGGATGATTTTTAAGAGACTTCAGCATAAAGAATAAGCAAGGGAGTGCCGCAAAATCATCGAGGGGCCAAAGAACAGGCGGATAAACAACGAACAACCGATTTTTAAGAATAGAACACGGATTGAACGGATCATACGGATTCCGTAAAATCCGTGTTCTATTATGTTTTAAACAAAGGACTGTGCATGCTGTTTCTTTTGCACATCTTTTTATTTTTATAACCCTTTCTATAGGATTGAGTTGGATATCAGGAGAAGCGTTCCAATAAAAGTTCGTTAGCCTGTCGGTTTATAAACAACTCAATTTATCAGTATTTATTTCCTATTTTGACATTGATGAATAGATGGTGCATTATTTCACAAATTAAATTATAATACCCGTAAAAGAATAACTATAAAAAGGAGGGGTTCATGATGATGTTTACCCAGCATACCAAAAGCAGCCATCCCATGACCAAAGGGGTTATGGAAAGGGTGATGGAAAATCCTAACTATTTCATGGAAAGCATTGAGGCAATGAAAGGGACACCGCGGCAAAAACCGGTTTTGGATCAAATTCTGGAAAAGAATTACCCGGGAAAGGCTCGTTAGAGAAAATGCAGGCATCCTTACAAGCTAAACCGAAAAAGGCGCCGACGGCCTTGATATCAGGCATGCGGCGCTTTTTTCATGGGGTTTGGCCTTATATTTCTTTTTTATCCGCCTGAGGTTCTTCGTTTGCTTGCTCCGGATTAACCATTTCTTCCTTATCCTCCACTGGCTCTAAAGGAAGAAGATATTCCTCCCGGGTTAAGGCAACCTCCTGGGGCAGATCCTTTACTTCCACCCGGTCTTCCGTAAGCGCAGCGCGGGTGGCAGGGATTTCCGGATCCGGTGAGCCTTCCGGGGGCAGCTCTTCTATTTGGCTGTTCCCTTCAAGGATTTCCGGTTCTTTGTTGCCCCGAACTTTGTCCAATTGTTCCTTTATGTTACCGCCCAAATCCTTGGTTCGTTCACCCAATTCCTTGGTCTTACTTTCAAGTTCTTCTTTGGTTTTACTGCTGATTTCTTTGGTTTTTTGAACAGCGCTTTCCAAGAATTGACTGGTGTTTTGTCTCAGATTCTTTACTGTTTCCTGAAGTCCCCCATCAATTTTAACCGTACTTACAATGGCTTCGTTGGAGGCTACCACCAGCTCTTTGCCCAGGGTGCGCACAAAACCAATATCCAGGAACACTCTTCCCGAAATTAAACTGTTCAGCAAGCTTCCCGACAGTTCCAATCCGGCGATGGCGCCGGTTCTTTCTTCCACAAAATACTCATCCACCATGCCCAATTGAGTACCGTTTTCCGCCAAAACTTTGCAGCCGATAAGATTAATCTTGTCCTTATACAGGGTTAAAATTTCCGGTAAACTGTTGCCTTTTTCCACATGACCCGTTTGATCGATGGTAATGGCGTCATTTCCGATACTGTGCACTTTTCCGTAAGGAGCAAATTTTTGCTCTTTAAACCAACCTTTTTGCTCTATAATCAGGGCCGCGATTCTCTGGCGGACGGGGTCTACCACCAGGCCCCTGACGGTGCCTATTTGTTGGCCTTCGGCAAGACTGATCACGGGCATACCAATAAACTTTTTACTCTTGCGCACCTTAAAAGGCCCCCTTTATTTGCATACTCTTTGTAATCATTTTTATGCCGGCGCCTTGTTTGATATGACCAATTTTAGGCAATAATACTAAAGAAAACCCGGCTGCCGAGGGACCGTTTTGCTTAAATAAACCGGGGCATCCCGGCAGCGCTAGGGAAAACGCAAGATTGATCCAGTTAAAGATTTTGATGACTGAATTTGGGAGGAAAAACTCATGGCAGATGCAATATTAGACGCGAATCTCAGAAAAGGACACAGCCGCTCCAGCCTGAGGGAAATCAGGGAAGCGGGGGAAATTCCCGCTGTGGTTTACGGGAAACATGTGGATTCTCTGTCTATCAGTGTAGACGGCAAGGAATTAAAAAAGATTCTAAATTCAACTACCGGCCGGAATACCTTGATCAGCATGAAGGTGAACGGCGGTAAGCAGACGGTGATGGTTAAAAATCTGCAGGTAGACCCCCTTCGTCATGACATTCAACATGTGGATTTTCAACAGATATCCGAGGATTCAAAAATTCGTACCGTGGTGCCCATTCAACTGGTGGGGACTTCCAAGGGTGTGGCTCTGGGAGGCGTCATTCAGCAGGAATTGCGCAGTGCGGAAGTGGAATGTCTGCCGTCACAAATTCCCGATGCCATCAAAGTGGACATAAGTGATTTAGAAATCGGAGATGCCTTGACGGTATGTGATCTTAACGTGGCTTCCGAGATCAAAATATTGGATCATCCCCGCAGTACCGTTGTGAGTGTGGCTGCGGCCAGAGCTTCCGAGCCTGAAGGTCAGCCGGAGGTTGCGCCTGAACCGGAGGAAGAGGCTGAATCCAAGACCTTGGAAAAAGAACAATCTTAAAGAAACTATTGCCTCCTTGCGGACACTGGGGTACAATACCTTCGTTAAGGAGGTAATACCGATGAAATTAATCGTGGGGCTTGGCAATCCCGGAGGACAGTACGCCCAGACCCGGCATAATATTGGTTTTATGGTGATCGACGCCTTGGCCAGGGAATTGGGTGCAACCGTTGAGAAGAACCAGCATAAGGCATTGGTTGGCCAGGTGAATATTGGCAGTGAAAAGGTTATTTTAGCCAAACCCCAGACCTATATGAACTTGAGCGGTCAGGCCGTAGTGGCCTTGATGAACTGGTATAAATTATTGCCTGAGGACCTTCTGGTCATTTCCGACGATATGGATTTACCCCCGGGAAGGCTGCGCATCCGCATGAACGGTGGTGCCGGAGGACAGAAGGGGCTAAAATCCATCATGGATTTAACAGGTACCCAGGATTTTTCCCGCATGAGGGTAGGCATCGGCCGACCGGAACACGGTGCTGTAGATCACGTTCTAGGAAAATTTGACGATCAGGAGCTGCAACAGATCCAACCAGCCATTGAGGCGGCAGTAAAAGCGGCCAAAATCTGGGTTCTGGAAGGCCCCGTGGAGGCCATGAATCAGTATAATCGGGTATTGGGCTGACGGGTTCCTTAGACTTATGGGTATTGCTTAAGGGTCCGGTTGCTAGCCTTATTCTGTATTCCTGTTAGGTCCTGTTGTTAGCCTGGTAAGTATTTCTTTGTGGGTCTGCAGAGGGCTGTGTTATCTGTGTTTATTCTTCTACAGGAC is drawn from Desulforamulus ruminis DSM 2154 and contains these coding sequences:
- a CDS encoding UPF0280 family protein, with the translated sequence MDYTERTYRDLHRQVDLIHFQVMIKETDLDIGVRRERFSPELVQWVERLVKEQRLLLEEYIQRDPEFKTTLVPHRLLPGAPELAVEMAKAAQLAGVGPMAAVAGAFSQKVGRELARHSRDVIVENGGDIFLKSSGTRRVGIFAGPSPFTHKIALEVQGRQTPLGICTSSGTVGHSLSFGQSDAVIILASCTSLADAVATAAGNRVQSEEDVQGAVDFAASIPGIAGAIAIKGEKLAAWGQIKLVPM
- a CDS encoding NIL domain-containing protein, encoding MAPHKIVLRFGSSTSDQPIIYHLVKDYDLVVNIIKAKINPHLEGTMVLDLVGERYEDGIEYLRSQGITVHPLTQEVVRNNERCTMCGACTSHCPAGALYMERPSMEVQFDGDKCVVCLQCLKVCPVRAMEVRI
- the pth gene encoding aminoacyl-tRNA hydrolase; this translates as MKLIVGLGNPGGQYAQTRHNIGFMVIDALARELGATVEKNQHKALVGQVNIGSEKVILAKPQTYMNLSGQAVVALMNWYKLLPEDLLVISDDMDLPPGRLRIRMNGGAGGQKGLKSIMDLTGTQDFSRMRVGIGRPEHGAVDHVLGKFDDQELQQIQPAIEAAVKAAKIWVLEGPVEAMNQYNRVLG
- a CDS encoding 50S ribosomal protein L25/general stress protein Ctc — encoded protein: MADAILDANLRKGHSRSSLREIREAGEIPAVVYGKHVDSLSISVDGKELKKILNSTTGRNTLISMKVNGGKQTVMVKNLQVDPLRHDIQHVDFQQISEDSKIRTVVPIQLVGTSKGVALGGVIQQELRSAEVECLPSQIPDAIKVDISDLEIGDALTVCDLNVASEIKILDHPRSTVVSVAAARASEPEGQPEVAPEPEEEAESKTLEKEQS
- a CDS encoding ferritin family protein; amino-acid sequence: MELTVNDILDVAIKSEESSFKFYKEMAEKAKNSETSQVLLKLSQDEKDHLDYLLWLKSGEPINEQVYFDGFEEAGELNPEMTPKEVLTIAVQREGAAAKMYRQMADIFKASPDKQFIFERMAREEDHHGAAVAAMMDDF
- a CDS encoding PRC-barrel domain-containing protein; the protein is MRKSKKFIGMPVISLAEGQQIGTVRGLVVDPVRQRIAALIIEQKGWFKEQKFAPYGKVHSIGNDAITIDQTGHVEKGNSLPEILTLYKDKINLIGCKVLAENGTQLGMVDEYFVEERTGAIAGLELSGSLLNSLISGRVFLDIGFVRTLGKELVVASNEAIVSTVKIDGGLQETVKNLRQNTSQFLESAVQKTKEISSKTKEELESKTKELGERTKDLGGNIKEQLDKVRGNKEPEILEGNSQIEELPPEGSPDPEIPATRAALTEDRVEVKDLPQEVALTREEYLLPLEPVEDKEEMVNPEQANEEPQADKKEI